One stretch of Paenibacillus sp. AN1007 DNA includes these proteins:
- a CDS encoding response regulator, translating to MYKVLLVDDEPFAIEGLQLLIDWQKFGFEINGVCANGEEAVEAIRTDKPDLVVTDIHMPAMNGLELIEEARRLGYDSTMFVITSGYSDFNYARQAIRLGVCNYLTKPVDTVEADDMLERLAQELKEKQQRDSVREMAKAQEIRHVLSTLITGQDAENEEDMARDISKLKEQAHKWTYVKVRFQRADSGQIRSTINDMVSREPCCYVVENEQDACGIVWGEGDAVPDNMQGRSHRDFAERLLSALNEDIPDGVQLAVGLPVQQPETLSLSKSMAVETERFLFLHPGNLLFAEDIQEQHLKFNPEFLHEVDNIMERLENGSPEQLSVSIREAFHQFVINKTAPEFVHIFMTQILFRGLALCKELGGETKELLQNTAFYPGDRYHRNIEESASLLEAFCLKCQAAAAALRQKQLGGTQAMVADYLQEHFRETFTIKELAERFFMHPVHLGQSFMRKYGRGVLDMVHDLRIGEAKRLLKDSDAASCAIAEQVGYKSYQHFLKQFERRTGMKPAEYRLKHAN from the coding sequence ATGTATAAGGTGCTTCTGGTAGACGATGAGCCGTTTGCGATCGAGGGGCTTCAGCTGCTCATTGATTGGCAGAAATTCGGTTTCGAGATTAACGGTGTATGTGCCAACGGAGAAGAGGCTGTTGAAGCTATACGTACAGACAAACCTGATCTGGTCGTCACGGATATTCATATGCCTGCGATGAACGGGCTGGAACTAATTGAGGAGGCACGTCGCCTGGGATATGATTCCACGATGTTTGTCATTACGAGCGGGTACAGCGATTTTAATTACGCAAGGCAGGCGATTCGTCTTGGGGTATGCAATTATTTGACCAAACCGGTGGATACGGTGGAAGCGGATGATATGCTGGAGCGTCTGGCACAGGAGTTGAAGGAAAAGCAGCAGCGGGATTCTGTTCGTGAAATGGCCAAAGCTCAGGAGATAAGGCATGTTTTGAGTACATTGATTACGGGTCAGGATGCTGAGAATGAAGAGGACATGGCACGCGATATATCTAAATTGAAGGAGCAGGCTCATAAGTGGACGTATGTAAAAGTAAGATTTCAGCGTGCCGATTCCGGTCAGATCCGCTCCACTATTAATGATATGGTGAGCCGTGAACCATGCTGCTATGTAGTTGAAAATGAACAGGATGCCTGCGGCATCGTATGGGGTGAAGGAGATGCCGTGCCAGATAATATGCAGGGCAGGAGCCATCGCGATTTTGCAGAGCGCCTGCTGTCTGCTCTGAACGAAGACATTCCTGACGGGGTACAGCTCGCCGTAGGGCTGCCTGTGCAGCAGCCGGAAACGTTATCTCTTTCCAAAAGTATGGCTGTTGAAACGGAGCGTTTTTTGTTTTTACATCCGGGGAATCTGTTGTTTGCCGAAGATATTCAGGAGCAGCATTTAAAATTCAATCCCGAATTTCTCCATGAAGTGGACAATATTATGGAGCGTTTGGAGAACGGTTCGCCTGAGCAGTTAAGTGTGTCGATCCGGGAAGCGTTCCATCAATTTGTAATCAACAAGACTGCACCTGAGTTTGTGCACATATTCATGACCCAAATTTTATTTCGAGGCCTTGCCCTGTGCAAGGAGCTTGGGGGGGAAACGAAAGAGCTGCTTCAGAATACGGCGTTCTATCCCGGCGATCGGTATCATCGGAACATTGAAGAATCAGCCAGTCTGCTTGAAGCGTTTTGCCTGAAGTGTCAAGCTGCCGCCGCAGCTCTTCGTCAAAAACAGCTCGGCGGAACACAGGCGATGGTGGCCGACTATTTGCAGGAGCATTTCAGGGAGACCTTCACCATTAAAGAACTGGCAGAACGTTTCTTCATGCATCCTGTGCATCTGGGGCAATCGTTTATGCGAAAGTATGGCAGAGGCGTGCTGGACATGGTGCATGATCTGCGGATCGGGGAAGCCAAAAGGCTTCTCAAAGATTCGGACGCTGCGTCATGTGCCATTGCGGAACAGGTTGGTTATAAGAGCTACCAGCATTTTCTTAAGCAGTTCGAGCGGAGGACAGGGATGAAACCGGCGGAGTACCGCCTTAAACATGCAAACTGA
- a CDS encoding ABC transporter substrate-binding protein: MGGLKKKKLWGSVSLVLALTLALAGCSSEEAKTTTPDGKEVLNISAFIGTPNQAPAADNRIYKKIEEELGVKLNMEFLVGDLQQKLGVMVAGGDYPDLITADTKLVAAGAVIPLEDLIEQHAPNLKKHYAKDWERMKDSSDGHIYWLPNYGVYTGEFISNYYSGPAFWIQKQVLKEAGYPTPKTLDEYMKLIRDYTAKHPTTEDGQPTIGFTTLASDWRTFPLLNPPEHLTGHPNDGGVIVDDKGVATVFADKDISKRYYKELNNLYNDGLLDKEAFVQNYDQYLAKISSGRVVGMFDQHWNFQQGEDPLVAQNKISQTYVGFPLVYDTSIKDHYLDRPVINLNNGFGISKDAKDAVAIIKFLDALMDEKYQKLLSWGEEGVDYKVNDKGRFYRTPEQRIQQEDPAWKLANKAEGFYGAAPKMEGTFSDGNAIGATNQPEEFYDSLKPEDKELLDAYGFKTWSDFFSPAPENPVYYPAWQVDLKEGSDASVANKQMTDTSLKYLPRAIMSNSNEFDSIWSEYVDAYKKINVKAYEDRINEQLQWRIQNWTVK; this comes from the coding sequence ATGGGGGGATTGAAGAAAAAGAAACTTTGGGGTTCCGTTTCTCTCGTTCTGGCATTAACTCTGGCACTTGCTGGATGCAGCAGTGAAGAGGCTAAAACGACGACACCCGATGGTAAGGAAGTATTAAACATCTCGGCTTTTATCGGAACACCGAATCAGGCACCTGCAGCGGATAACCGGATCTACAAAAAGATCGAAGAAGAGCTGGGTGTCAAACTGAACATGGAGTTTCTGGTAGGTGACTTGCAGCAGAAGCTGGGTGTTATGGTTGCGGGTGGAGATTACCCGGATCTTATTACGGCAGATACCAAACTGGTTGCGGCTGGTGCGGTGATCCCGCTGGAAGATCTGATCGAGCAGCATGCACCAAACCTTAAGAAGCATTATGCAAAAGATTGGGAACGGATGAAAGATTCCAGTGATGGACATATTTACTGGCTGCCTAACTACGGTGTATATACCGGTGAATTCATCAGTAACTATTATTCCGGCCCTGCGTTCTGGATTCAAAAGCAGGTGCTGAAAGAAGCTGGATATCCAACACCGAAAACGCTTGATGAGTATATGAAGCTGATTCGTGATTATACAGCGAAGCACCCGACAACAGAGGATGGTCAGCCGACCATTGGTTTCACCACACTGGCTTCTGACTGGAGAACATTCCCTCTCCTTAACCCGCCAGAGCACTTGACCGGTCATCCCAATGATGGCGGCGTTATCGTAGATGACAAAGGTGTTGCAACCGTATTCGCGGATAAAGATATTTCGAAACGATACTATAAAGAGCTGAACAATCTCTATAACGATGGATTGCTCGATAAGGAAGCATTCGTTCAAAACTATGACCAGTATTTGGCGAAAATCTCTTCGGGCCGTGTGGTCGGCATGTTTGACCAGCACTGGAACTTCCAACAAGGTGAAGACCCGCTTGTAGCTCAGAACAAAATTTCTCAAACCTATGTTGGCTTCCCGCTGGTTTACGACACAAGCATCAAGGATCATTACCTGGATCGCCCGGTAATTAACTTGAATAATGGCTTCGGTATCAGTAAAGATGCTAAAGACGCTGTTGCCATCATCAAATTCCTCGATGCATTGATGGATGAAAAATATCAAAAGCTTCTTTCCTGGGGTGAAGAGGGCGTTGACTATAAGGTAAATGATAAAGGCAGATTCTATCGTACACCTGAACAACGTATTCAACAGGAAGATCCGGCATGGAAATTGGCTAACAAAGCAGAAGGTTTCTATGGCGCAGCACCGAAAATGGAAGGTACGTTCTCTGACGGCAATGCAATTGGTGCAACGAACCAACCTGAGGAATTCTACGACAGCTTGAAGCCGGAGGATAAAGAACTTCTGGATGCATACGGTTTCAAAACATGGAGTGACTTCTTCTCTCCTGCACCTGAGAACCCAGTGTATTATCCGGCATGGCAGGTGGACCTGAAAGAAGGTTCAGATGCATCGGTAGCAAACAAACAAATGACGGATACATCTCTGAAATACCTGCCTAGAGCCATCATGTCTAATTCCAATGAGTTTGATTCGATCTGGAGCGAATATGTGGACGCTTACAAGAAAATTAATGTGAAAGCATACGAAGACCGAATCAATGAGCAGTTACAATGGCGGATTCAGAACTGGACCGTGAAATAA
- a CDS encoding ABC transporter permease subunit yields the protein MANTPGAIQDKSAPTVVTKTPLMKRLRSQKQLMFMSLPIVAYILVFSYYPIWGWVMAFQNYSPAKKFSQQEWVGLKHFKFLLTDDAFLNVLRNTIAMSLINMILGFVTAIVFAILLNEIKNKLYKRTIQTISYLPHFLSWIIVTGIVASSLSVDGGIVNVVLMKLGFINEPIMWLSVPEYFWGIVGASHVWKEVGWNAIIYLAAITSIDPSLYEAAEIDGANRYKKMLYVTLPGIKSIVIILLIMNMGWILEAGFEVQYLLGNGVVVDWSQTIDIFVLKYGLQIGNYSLATAAGIFKTVVSIILIFAANSISKRFGEDRLI from the coding sequence ATGGCGAATACGCCGGGAGCCATACAGGATAAATCTGCTCCAACCGTTGTTACCAAGACGCCTCTGATGAAGCGCCTGCGCAGTCAAAAACAACTAATGTTTATGTCTCTGCCCATCGTTGCTTACATTCTGGTTTTCTCGTATTATCCGATCTGGGGCTGGGTTATGGCGTTTCAGAATTACAGTCCAGCGAAGAAATTCTCGCAGCAGGAGTGGGTCGGACTTAAGCACTTCAAGTTTCTGCTTACGGACGACGCGTTTCTGAACGTGCTTCGCAATACGATCGCGATGAGTTTGATTAACATGATTCTTGGCTTTGTGACAGCCATTGTTTTTGCGATTTTGCTGAATGAAATCAAGAACAAACTGTACAAACGTACCATTCAAACGATCTCGTACCTGCCTCACTTCCTGTCATGGATTATCGTTACGGGCATTGTTGCCAGTTCGTTATCCGTAGACGGCGGGATTGTGAACGTGGTGCTGATGAAGCTGGGATTCATTAATGAACCGATTATGTGGCTCAGCGTTCCAGAGTATTTCTGGGGGATTGTCGGTGCATCACACGTATGGAAAGAGGTCGGCTGGAACGCTATCATCTATCTGGCAGCAATTACCTCCATTGATCCTTCACTCTACGAGGCGGCCGAAATTGATGGTGCCAACCGTTATAAGAAAATGCTGTATGTTACGCTGCCGGGAATCAAGTCCATCGTCATTATCCTGTTGATCATGAACATGGGTTGGATTCTGGAAGCCGGTTTCGAAGTACAGTACTTGCTTGGAAATGGTGTCGTTGTTGACTGGTCACAGACGATTGATATCTTTGTCTTGAAATACGGACTGCAGATTGGTAACTATTCACTTGCTACCGCCGCCGGTATATTCAAAACCGTCGTCAGTATCATACTGATTTTTGCGGCGAACTCAATATCTAAACGATTCGGCGAAGACCGATTAATATGA
- a CDS encoding carbohydrate ABC transporter permease, translating to MGINKSRIEPIVFHTFNGLLMIFIAVVTLYPFLNTLAISFNAGNDTIRGGIYLLPREWTTQNYKAVFAGGTIFQAFGISVARTVLGTVLSLFLTSMLAYTLSRRDYILRKPITIIVVMTMYFSAGLIPTYFLIKDLHLLNNFLVYIIPGLISAFNMIVIRTYIQTLPEGLIESAKIDGAGDFRTFMSIILPLCQPVLATVALFIAVGQWNSWFDTFLYASSKQNLSTLQYELMKLLSSSMNTNSSAAVSSGADMGQARNMVTPISIRAAITIVAALPILVVYPFLQKYFVHGLQLGSVKE from the coding sequence ATGGGAATAAACAAATCTCGGATTGAGCCGATTGTCTTCCATACATTTAACGGCTTGCTGATGATCTTTATTGCAGTAGTGACTTTATATCCTTTCTTGAATACGCTGGCTATCTCTTTTAACGCCGGGAACGATACGATTCGGGGTGGAATCTATCTATTGCCAAGGGAATGGACCACTCAGAACTACAAGGCGGTATTTGCAGGAGGCACGATATTCCAGGCATTTGGAATCTCCGTCGCCAGAACAGTGCTCGGTACGGTCCTCAGCTTGTTCCTGACCTCCATGCTAGCTTACACCCTGAGCCGCAGAGATTATATTTTGCGCAAACCGATTACGATTATCGTCGTTATGACGATGTACTTCAGCGCAGGTCTCATTCCAACGTACTTCTTGATCAAAGACCTGCACCTGCTGAACAACTTCCTGGTATACATCATTCCAGGTCTGATCAGCGCATTTAACATGATCGTTATTCGAACGTATATCCAGACGCTGCCGGAAGGGTTGATAGAATCAGCCAAGATTGATGGTGCGGGTGATTTCAGGACTTTTATGTCCATCATCCTGCCGCTCTGCCAACCCGTACTCGCAACCGTAGCTTTGTTCATTGCGGTAGGACAGTGGAACTCATGGTTCGATACGTTCCTGTACGCTTCTTCCAAGCAAAATCTGAGTACGCTGCAGTACGAGTTGATGAAGCTGCTGTCATCTTCCATGAATACGAACAGCAGTGCAGCTGTATCCAGTGGGGCAGACATGGGGCAGGCACGCAACATGGTTACGCCGATATCCATTCGGGCTGCGATTACGATTGTTGCAGCACTGCCAATCCTGGTTGTATATCCGTTCCTGCAGAAATACTTTGTACACGGTTTGCAGCTGGGCAGTGTGAAGGAATAG
- a CDS encoding purine-nucleoside phosphorylase, translating to MHQSAHIQEARDYILNRIDTKPAVGMILGSGLGALADEIENATVIPYTDIPYFAQSEAIGHANELVIGELMGQTVVAMKGRLHYYEGFTLDEVTFPVRIMKALGVEKLLITNACGAINTSFEPGQLMLITDHINLVGNNPLMGPNNAELGVRFPDVSQVYNRELRSIALQVAEEQRVNLQQGVYAWWSGPAYETPAEIRMIRTMGADAVGMSTVPEAIVAIHGGMKVLGISCLTNMACGILDQPLSHDEVIEVAAQVKTTFIGLVKGILEKM from the coding sequence ATGCATCAATCTGCACATATTCAGGAAGCACGGGATTACATATTAAATCGAATCGATACCAAGCCGGCTGTAGGCATGATTCTGGGTTCCGGACTGGGAGCGCTGGCGGACGAGATTGAAAATGCCACGGTTATTCCGTATACGGATATACCTTATTTTGCTCAATCCGAGGCGATCGGTCACGCGAATGAGCTTGTTATTGGGGAACTGATGGGTCAGACGGTAGTAGCGATGAAAGGCCGTTTGCATTATTATGAAGGCTTCACATTAGACGAAGTGACGTTTCCAGTGCGTATCATGAAAGCATTGGGTGTAGAGAAGCTGCTTATTACCAACGCTTGCGGTGCCATCAATACCAGCTTTGAGCCAGGTCAGCTCATGCTGATTACGGATCATATCAATCTGGTGGGGAATAATCCGCTGATGGGACCCAACAATGCTGAACTGGGCGTGCGGTTCCCTGATGTATCCCAGGTGTATAATCGTGAACTGCGCAGCATCGCACTGCAGGTTGCTGAAGAGCAGCGTGTGAATCTGCAGCAGGGGGTTTACGCTTGGTGGAGCGGTCCTGCTTATGAGACGCCTGCCGAAATTCGCATGATTCGTACGATGGGGGCAGATGCTGTCGGTATGTCCACTGTACCAGAGGCAATCGTCGCGATTCATGGGGGTATGAAAGTACTCGGTATTTCTTGTTTGACCAACATGGCATGCGGCATTCTAGATCAGCCTCTCAGTCATGATGAAGTTATTGAGGTAGCCGCGCAGGTGAAAACTACATTCATCGGGTTGGTTAAGGGCATCCTGGAAAAAATGTAA
- a CDS encoding GRAM domain-containing protein, producing MEDLREDEYVIFKHVHANWLRKFEGVGGKLFLTNQRLIFIPHSLNFQTEWVQMELWGMAKIEKHQTWGIIPNGIKITMDSGEVVKFIVWNRSKIIREIIYAKRTDDIILG from the coding sequence ATGGAAGATTTACGCGAGGATGAATATGTCATTTTTAAACACGTTCATGCGAATTGGTTAAGAAAATTCGAAGGTGTGGGGGGCAAGCTGTTTCTGACGAACCAACGATTGATTTTTATCCCTCATAGTTTAAACTTTCAGACCGAATGGGTGCAAATGGAACTGTGGGGGATGGCCAAAATTGAAAAACATCAAACGTGGGGAATAATACCTAACGGAATTAAAATTACAATGGATTCGGGGGAAGTTGTCAAATTTATCGTATGGAATCGATCAAAGATCATTCGTGAGATTATCTATGCTAAAAGAACCGATGATATTATTTTAGGCTAG